The Littorina saxatilis isolate snail1 linkage group LG1, US_GU_Lsax_2.0, whole genome shotgun sequence nucleotide sequence GGCCCTCACGCCATCCTCTTCGTTACTCGCTGCGACATCAGGTTTACCGATGAGGAAAAGAAAAGCTTTGACGAGATCGTTCGCGTGTTTGGAGAGACTGCTAAGAAGCACATCATCGTCGTATTCACCAGAGGGGACACGCTGGGAAACCGTCACATCGACAGGCTGCTAGCAAAAGCTCCCGAAAACCTCAAGCAAGTTATGGCAGTAGTTGGCGAGAATTATGCCGTTCTTAGCAAAACAGATGATCGCGACAAACGCCGAGCCGAGGTAGAAAACTTGCTTGCAAAAATCGACCATGTCAGCGAGGATGGCTACTTTTCGAATTCAGACATGGAACGAATGGCTGAAGAAATCGAAGCAGAGGTCAAGGAGATGATGAAAAAggaaaacatttcgtacgaagaGGCGGACCTTCGCGTGAGAAGAGGCGTTGCCAGGAAAGAAAAAGGTTTCATGAAGCTCTGGATCAAGCTGGCCCTCATCGGGCTCGGTTCAATTGTGTTTGGTGTGTTGGTCGGTCTGACGGGAGGTTTGGTGGCAGGCGGAGTGGTGGCCGTAGGGGTAATAGACGCCGTGATGATAGGGGTATCAACGGGAGGAGCGACTATCGCGGGAAGTGCAGTTATCAGCACTGCACTaatgaagttaaaagaaaaaatcGATCGCAATAAACAGCAAGGCAGACGTTGCACCATCATGTAACATGTCATTGGATATTCTCCATTATACACCTTGTATAATGTGTGCCTGTCCGAAAGGTGTTGCCGCACAGTGATGCATTTAATTCATTGATGGCTTAACCATAATTATTAGTTTGCACACCTTCCTAAGCGGAAAACGCtaattttttcaaagcataccAGATTTAAAAAAGACGATAATCATTTATTAATAATGAGGATACTCAAATGACGGAAATCTTAAAATAGTTCCTAGCGcctcaaacaaaaatgtaacgCCCAATAGCTGTTACTGAGATCATCAAATGGAGTCTATTTCATAAGttccagttaaaaaaaaaaaaaattcaaaactgCCGGGGTTTTGTCCCAAACGTTAacatgtttggtttttttttaacaaaattggTCAGCATCTAAGGATCTTTAATGTAGGCATTGCACTGCTGATCTATGACAGATGAATATTTATGTTTTGAACGCAACAGTCTGCTGGTACACTACGCATACActatagtggggctcctatgttgcaaaatcattcaaatcatgcaacaaacaccaaattaagcaaatatgaagagttttatgtgcttaacaaaacctgatacagagccatcgcgaaaaattaaaaaatgggtagtttttaaacaattttttcaaaatggccgccagtgtaaacggttgggtatgttaggcatatttcacttcatgtgattaacagcaaatttggcgtaaatggacatttgcttttgcttaacaaaacctaatacagagccaccgtgaaaaaattaagaaatcagtagtttttttacaattttcaaaatggccgccaataaaagggtatttaggcatttttgatgctacaagacattctcttgcaatagaaactaacacaaacacatttttaaacaaaacaatacatgtattgttggtgcagagaatgattggacggtgtgggtggcagggttgaagaatttgtggattacctaaactgtgcaaaaataaatatattgcaccaattttcataccaaaacgaaaacattcattcctgtgctgttatattcaatgtatgctattgagggcactcaacttggctaactggaacacttttaagataaaaggtggcctttacatgggttatttgaccgccgcccaaataagggtacccccaaaataaaactgataaaaatgtaatgtatcaactcaaaagtcgactaaaattcataatcgctgtatttcgaaaacgttgtttgttctcatgtgtttacacaactagcacattccggcaagtgtctatactcaaaagaaactttggcagtacttgaaacaaccatctgtcatatatacatgcgaagtcaaaaatatgtgggatttaagtcaacaaacctgtggcagtttttaaaatattatttcgtgaagatttgaaagtgtactcaaacggttgaactacgcctcgtgcgtagacacacattcctgaaagtttcaacgcaacccacttggtcattgctaaaatacatggattttagttgacttgggtatccctcaaatttgacacataaacatctcatccgtgagatcgacacatacatcagtaggtacaatggcacaacactagaaatatgcaagatggcgaaataaaacaacctgttctggatggataatcaagttgactttctcttcgtataaaaacagtgacccagttgtgcctcaggaattgtcggctttttaaaaggtacccgaagtttttgtcacatctctttgtcacgtcaagggtatccttattttgacggcgtaaatgattatgttaaaaaaaaaagtgccagatagcgaagatgcgagccattaatggcatagacagtttgaataaaatgacacaggaataaaagtttgagttggggtatgaaaatgggtgcaataatatttttgcacagtttagatgctgacagttttcacaggcatgcaagcacatttgcagagagctgtgctctgcagtccttcttagcagcatttgcagcgttttgttgtacagctcttcttgcaggcacacctcatgagttctctgcacacgctggatacctcttgaaagctcgtccagaatgactcccactttccagccttgaactgccagcccacagagtttggaagtctaataggtagatggctcttctcaatctcatgtcctgcagcagcacctcacttgtaaggggattatggtcaatttggcagctctttttactgaagaggtaccgtctagcactgtttacacccagtacgttgctggttttgtcctacaaatgtacaccaaaaagctcttgtgctgccctgccctcagcttacaaagaggagcagacaacctgaagaaagtttgagtgacgtcttcaaatgcttgccctacttcccaagccttctgattccccaataccattgaagaacgacatagtgtcacagcctgtaaggctatgcaaaatgggcagacagggtgacttctcttggccaatggctttggcaatgtggcgatacacttcacgagcagaaaaaaacgcaacacagctggaatgagaagcagactgtctggcctcctctacatccatggtgcaggaaatcagcctggggtacccttcacacaaaagatgaaaagtgacatttttatttgaatgtatttaaataatgtttactatctcagagagtcggtcaaagccgggttagcaagtcttcacacaacagaccaaaatgaaagaaaattgtatttcatgaattcgtataattctcactgtttcaggttaaaaaacaaacaaacacagtttacagtgacccaactgattctggaatctttctgaccgctacatttattcgcttcaaacagtcgctaacagaatgttgaccatagtgagggtacgtacgttaaacccatcaaattcacagaggtcgcttacaaatgatgtgcaaacatgttccaattaatacaaataaaaaaatcttactgttaagatgtattaggtaacaaaccttgatacagtagtactagtgaaatcagctcccttctgtggcaccggaataaatgcagaacgcttgttcccaggaaccggcatgtggtgtaactcttgtatatatcctgtaaaaataaaattcacaccaatgcacggtcaacttaaaataagcaaaaggatgagaaacaagcaacaaaccaaaattttaaaactcaaagagcggtacctcttcatttttcaaaaccacttatctcatttgattagcatacactgtatgcttttgtctgttacctaccgtctttgaaagtttgatcacaacactgtaaagacatggggagtggagtgtttttatctccagccgGTCATCcaactatctggcctaccctcactcagtttttgactctacccctccccactttatggaagtccttaacgtaggcaagactaatcatttatcataccatgaacaatctctttctcctcgccttttattcaaagttcgtttaatctgtttaaaatcaccagcgtggcgatcatgatttccttacttgtaaggccaaaaaaaaatataggtgtggttacggtaacatagccaaaaaaaatagggtaggtaggtaggcaatcacttttttttttaaactttatttttctaatgtgtacaaattaaacctacttgacagggaaataagtgtgcgacacgggcgctttcgctttcattgcgttttttgcactcggtttttgtttatttttttggttgtttttttgttttttgacaaatgtaataaaaagttataggatcggcccctaaaaatagggtaggtcgggttaccgtaaccacacctattttttttttaggcctaatcaacaaatagatctagatctatcagcatcacaatccagctgatgagctattgcaatattaaacaaagtctctgcatttcagcgcttcacccgatgaataacagaccccagggaagaattaaacagtaaaatgatgtgacattggtgaatggatgcgtattcttgaaaacttaccttcagaaacgttgttttcgctcaaatcaaaacacgcaatgttgcggaggccgccatcttgaattttcatgctgcggatatataaaattctaaaaacgatcaaattaaataccagaacacaaaaatacccataagagtatttatgtcatgcatgtgttatcagcagacaacttctggtgcatggtaaaccattgaattttacatttgctgagttgggaatatttactgctgagcgcttttggtacgaatttcgtctgctgtaaatgcagccttttattccctatcaaaaacaaaaacaaaaacgatttctgaagtggctctgtatctgaaatcccttaaataatcataaggaac carries:
- the LOC138948181 gene encoding GTPase IMAP family member 4-like, yielding MASSSTECLVASRDGDNFDNLQTSSQPEEMQSITGDIFLNGCRVMLVGKTGSGKSTLGNILLDKPDVFPSEEEEEDVVQPASTSESSVPETDSFVVGTGFDAETKNCDYKQGLAWGRYLKVVDTPGLFDPTENLKETLDKLTSSLGPISPGPHAILFVTRCDIRFTDEEKKSFDEIVRVFGETAKKHIIVVFTRGDTLGNRHIDRLLAKAPENLKQVMAVVGENYAVLSKTDDRDKRRAEVENLLAKIDHVSEDGYFSNSDMERMAEEIEAEVKEMMKKENISYEEADLRVRRGVARKEKGFMKLWIKLALIGLGSIVFGVLVGLTGGLVAGGVVAVGVIDAVMIGVSTGGATIAGSAVISTALMKLKEKIDRNKQQGRRCTIM